Proteins encoded in a region of the Balaenoptera ricei isolate mBalRic1 chromosome 19, mBalRic1.hap2, whole genome shotgun sequence genome:
- the LOC132354235 gene encoding UPF0193 protein EVG1-like isoform X2 codes for MASQERVETVTKGTGFWRCPKPVTYTPGTCELLRGGDTLPLQCSPTSSQRVLPSKPPASAICLPPILASRSHLRTASMCQANGTYSREQLKPQASRDLEKEKQRLQNISATGKEPEERKRKPPPVRQEDPAPELDRCEELVKEIQERKEFLADMEALGQGRQYRGIILTEISQKLQEMEDPDHKRSEELRKALATT; via the exons ATGGCTTCCCAGGAGAGGGTGGAGACAGTGACCAAAGGAACTGGGTTCTGGCGCTGCCCCAAGCCGGTCACTTACACCCCAGGGACCTGCGAGCTGCTCAGAG GAGGAGACACTCTCCCACTACAATGCAGCCCAACTTCCAGCCAGAGGGTCTTGCCTTCCAAGCCGCCGGCCTCAGCCATCTGCTTGCCTCCCATCCTGGCCTCCCGGTCCCACCTCCGGACTGCCAGCATGTGCCAAGCCAACGGGACCTACAGCCGGGAGCAGTTGAAGCCTCAAGCCAGCCGAGATCTGGAGAAGGAGAAGCAAAGACTCCAAAATATTTCTGCCACCGGGAAGGAGCCAGAGGAACGGAAAAGAAAGCCCCCTCCTGTGCGACAGGAGGACCCAGCCCCTGAGCTGGACCGGTGTGAAGAATTGGTGAAGGAAATCCAGGAGAGGAAAGAATTCCTGGCTGACATGGAGGCCCTAGGGCAAGGTAGACAGTACCGAGGGATCATCCTTACTGAAATCTCCCAGAAACTACAGGAAATGGAAGACCCTGACCACAAGAGGAGTGAGGAACTTAGGAAGGCTCTTGCCACCACTTAA
- the LOC132354235 gene encoding UPF0193 protein EVG1-like isoform X1 — protein MASQERVETVTKGTGFWRCPKPVTYTPGTCELLRAMLKESKLTNFQQRHIVDTMKRGDTLPLQCSPTSSQRVLPSKPPASAICLPPILASRSHLRTASMCQANGTYSREQLKPQASRDLEKEKQRLQNISATGKEPEERKRKPPPVRQEDPAPELDRCEELVKEIQERKEFLADMEALGQGRQYRGIILTEISQKLQEMEDPDHKRSEELRKALATT, from the coding sequence ATGGCTTCCCAGGAGAGGGTGGAGACAGTGACCAAAGGAACTGGGTTCTGGCGCTGCCCCAAGCCGGTCACTTACACCCCAGGGACCTGCGAGCTGCTCAGAGCGATGTTGAAGGAATCCAAACTGACAAACTTCCAACAGCGCCACATCGTGGACACCATGAAACGAGGAGACACTCTCCCACTACAATGCAGCCCAACTTCCAGCCAGAGGGTCTTGCCTTCCAAGCCGCCGGCCTCAGCCATCTGCTTGCCTCCCATCCTGGCCTCCCGGTCCCACCTCCGGACTGCCAGCATGTGCCAAGCCAACGGGACCTACAGCCGGGAGCAGTTGAAGCCTCAAGCCAGCCGAGATCTGGAGAAGGAGAAGCAAAGACTCCAAAATATTTCTGCCACCGGGAAGGAGCCAGAGGAACGGAAAAGAAAGCCCCCTCCTGTGCGACAGGAGGACCCAGCCCCTGAGCTGGACCGGTGTGAAGAATTGGTGAAGGAAATCCAGGAGAGGAAAGAATTCCTGGCTGACATGGAGGCCCTAGGGCAAGGTAGACAGTACCGAGGGATCATCCTTACTGAAATCTCCCAGAAACTACAGGAAATGGAAGACCCTGACCACAAGAGGAGTGAGGAACTTAGGAAGGCTCTTGCCACCACTTAA
- the SIGLECL1 gene encoding LOW QUALITY PROTEIN: SIGLEC family-like protein 1 (The sequence of the model RefSeq protein was modified relative to this genomic sequence to represent the inferred CDS: deleted 1 base in 1 codon): MQPYSKDTPARLLESSCSLKKTLQCSCSFHGTPTPSVRWWTGGAPVGMNGMDGGLQVTSTTLGPWANSTTSLTEQPQVGTSLRCEGRNQKGTHALSILLTSGKSSLVPQTFMKGRIQGVFYGAIAMTLLFLCLLALTAKHIRMKQAKKIATINAEKNPKVRAHQEPEMSLRPEGREKSIVTPSSESRILEKEDKVELTKPVKTTFIPGVPIIPGITKVHRILRDLRNPGVYDKLGAQSLLSSQSPLKPHLPLSLVIC; the protein is encoded by the exons ATGCAGCCTTACAGCAAGGATA CCCCCGCCAGGCTGCTCGAGTCCTCTTGTTCCTTGAAGAAGACGCTGCAG TGCAGCTGTTCCTTCCATGGGACCCCCACGCCCTCCGTGCGGTGGTGGACGGGAGGCGCTCCCGTGGGTATGAACGGCATGGACGGTGGCCTCCAGGTGACTTCCACCACGCTGGGCCCCTGGGCCAACAGCACCACCAGCCTGACGGAGCAGCCCCAAGTGGGCACGAGCCTCCGCTGTGAGGGCAGGAACCAAAAGGGAACCCACGCCTTGAGCATCCTGCTGACGTCAG GGAAGAGTTCTTTGGTTCCCCAGACTTTCATGAAAGGACGGATCCAGGGCGTTTTCTACGGAGCCATCGCGATGACACtgctcttcctctgcctcctcgCGCTCAC AGCAAAGCATATCAGAATGAAGCAGGCAAAGAAAATTGCAACAATCAACGCAGAAAAGAACCCTAAAGTCAGAGCACACCAAGAACCCGAGATGTCTCTGAGGCCTGAGGGACGAGAAAAATCCATAGTCACCCCATCTTCTGAGAGCCGGATATTG GAAAAGGAAGATAAAGTGGAGCTGACAAAGCCTGTGAAAACGACATTCATACCTGGAGTCCCCATCATCCCTGGAATTACAAAAGTTCACAGAATCCTTAGAGACCTCAGGAACCCTGGAGTCTACGACAAACTCGGAGCCCAGAGTCTCCTCAGCTCACAAAGCCCTCTCAAGCCCCACCTACCCCTCTCACTGGTTATCTGTTGA